From the Candidatus Aegiribacteria sp. genome, one window contains:
- a CDS encoding cobalamin B12-binding domain-containing protein, which yields MDRKVRVLIGKPGLDGHDRGAKYIARALRDAGMEVIYTGIRQTPEAIANAAIQEDVDFVGLSLLSGAHNHLFPEVARILKEKGGSDIILFGGGVIPEEDIPGLKEVGFKAIFTPGTASTEVVNFIELETQTR from the coding sequence ATGGATCGCAAAGTCAGGGTTCTGATAGGAAAACCAGGCCTGGATGGACATGACCGGGGAGCCAAGTACATAGCTAGAGCACTCAGAGATGCAGGAATGGAAGTCATCTATACCGGTATCCGCCAAACACCTGAAGCAATTGCCAACGCAGCCATTCAGGAGGACGTTGACTTCGTCGGCCTCTCTCTTCTTTCCGGAGCTCATAACCACCTTTTCCCTGAAGTGGCCAGAATTCTAAAAGAAAAGGGTGGCTCGGACATCATCCTTTTCGGCGGAGGTGTTATCCCGGAGGAAGATATCCCGGGTCTTAAAGAGGTTGGTTTCAAAGCCATTTTCACACCGGGAACTGCCTCGACAGAGGTTGTTAACTTCATTGAGCTGGAAACCCAGACTCGCTGA
- a CDS encoding ribose-phosphate pyrophosphokinase — MFGKIAICCGRSSQSLGFRICEILGIEPEPVDFVQFSNGNLMVNFVGESVREKDVFVIQSGDRSIFQDRDNAFGTVSGDILELFQMIYALKDSAGRITAVTPYFPYARSDKKDKPRIAITAKMMFDMLESVRADRVLTMTLHCPQSQGFSDIPVDQLHADEVFLDKIVSFDSDKLAFVAPDTGSIMNNDFLAMHVARSLKEEGRSPDIQTGYVKKVRIDDSETPHVKTVEGIDDLSGRTVIMNDDETLSGKSLVMCAEIAMERGAKDIYAFVTHGILSGNAVRRIEESPMTKLYVTDTVEFDTEAAEKVIGGPVTKIETLSVARIFAEAIKRTHEGKSLSSLFLGK, encoded by the coding sequence ATGTTTGGCAAAATAGCCATATGCTGTGGAAGGTCCAGTCAATCACTAGGATTCCGTATATGTGAAATTCTCGGGATAGAACCCGAACCCGTGGATTTTGTACAGTTTTCGAACGGCAACCTCATGGTGAATTTCGTTGGAGAATCCGTTCGCGAAAAGGACGTATTCGTAATACAATCGGGAGACCGATCCATTTTTCAGGACCGAGACAATGCCTTCGGTACAGTTTCCGGTGACATACTGGAGCTGTTTCAGATGATTTACGCTCTGAAAGACAGTGCTGGAAGGATAACAGCAGTTACTCCTTATTTTCCGTACGCAAGAAGCGACAAAAAGGATAAACCCAGAATCGCCATAACCGCCAAGATGATGTTTGACATGCTTGAATCGGTTCGGGCAGACCGCGTTCTAACCATGACTCTTCACTGCCCCCAGAGCCAGGGTTTCAGCGATATCCCGGTTGATCAGCTGCATGCGGACGAAGTTTTTCTTGATAAGATCGTATCTTTCGATTCTGACAAACTTGCTTTTGTAGCTCCGGATACCGGCAGCATAATGAACAACGATTTCCTGGCTATGCATGTAGCCCGTTCCTTGAAGGAAGAAGGAAGATCTCCCGATATTCAGACAGGCTACGTGAAAAAGGTCAGGATAGATGACAGTGAAACCCCTCATGTAAAAACAGTAGAGGGTATAGATGACCTTTCGGGGAGAACTGTCATCATGAACGATGACGAAACACTTTCCGGTAAAAGTTTGGTCATGTGCGCGGAGATCGCTATGGAACGGGGCGCAAAAGATATCTACGCTTTCGTTACCCATGGAATCCTCTCCGGCAACGCCGTTCGAAGGATCGAGGAAAGCCCCATGACGAAACTGTACGTAACGGATACGGTGGAGTTCGATACCGAAGCCGCTGAAAAGGTGATAGGGGGCCCTGTTACGAAAATCGAAACTCTTTCTGTAGCAAGAATATTCGCTGAGGCCATCAAGCGGACCCACGAAGGGAAGAGCCTCAGTTCACTGTTCCTTGGAAAATAG
- a CDS encoding YbjN domain-containing protein produces MKKVVFILLGITAVSFAEVSGDMVAGYLDRIGEDLVYERVENEFILLATTADSSQIPYMYILVDSEMEGCLLVALTPGIVPESGAERTAALETLAQLNWNNTWVKFASDIETGEVTAMYTFSTEDGLGYNSFAVMLNLLLGTVDENWEILSAI; encoded by the coding sequence TTGAAGAAGGTAGTTTTCATATTGCTGGGTATAACAGCAGTTTCTTTTGCAGAGGTAAGTGGTGATATGGTCGCGGGATACCTTGACCGGATCGGTGAGGATCTGGTTTATGAAAGAGTTGAAAACGAGTTTATACTGCTTGCTACAACCGCCGACAGTTCTCAAATTCCCTACATGTACATTCTTGTAGATTCTGAAATGGAAGGCTGTCTTCTTGTGGCTCTTACTCCCGGAATAGTGCCCGAATCCGGGGCCGAAAGAACGGCTGCCCTCGAAACACTAGCTCAGCTCAACTGGAACAATACATGGGTCAAGTTCGCAAGCGATATAGAAACCGGGGAAGTAACAGCAATGTATACTTTTTCAACGGAAGACGGGTTGGGATATAATTCCTTCGCGGTGATGCTCAACCTTCTTCTCGGAACTGTAGACGAAAATTGGGAAATTCTTTCAGCAATCTGA
- a CDS encoding GNAT family N-acetyltransferase, whose product MTDIRFEVYTKLNAEAVAAMWSESREGWPPGFLGASEFTADSVEMKENSSGKLYTVLAIDGERIVGYCRTTPYGGEHDAAYVALLNVVPDLHGRKLGKKLLLDAVRRTAEDGFYRVDLHTWPANLKAMPLYKKTGFFWVPDSNVYMQNYMPFLLGRTEFREFLGDTDWYDCFVRELEVEPDEQRTEDGREIFSYLFKIGEKSFRAEFDRRGRILSSLQTPFLSAAVKTNRGKIFYGKAVRIGIEGNSLPQELSIESHKYLTAPESVTVQDASDGFDVIPEPVEVPVPDRDRSPRVSTVLPGKNPLEIGIGIRAEEPVSILSTPVRRIAREQKELSLDIRKHSEVDSFGLEARLNGNLFLNENYALGDDIFKRISISLPDTEPGLNELGLTIFCDGAAGAEEKIILVSGPFTGTPEAALTRKTAVIVGENITLGISRTGAMGTIWIPGVDDSEEMAGFAGMSAGPPYWNSDLPHQVYDITLNSSEIIAGTIWPSRPGLKHEIKYRIDPAGFLEVISSVFNGSPSDQRVNFAGRWGGGYPFVGGARIIPLKKGIFACREVYNQIPDTTEDYPREISELGAPWLAISSGKKSLMAWFPSWEKLQHGRPETEEFVIPPGESVQSPAFRVLLSNGDLKNLLSDARILGWDTGSSLNKVSFIQHNIEPIMGEGYELSLSHNLLGKRKSTIAINGSLAAEGTVNSSNSISAPVTEAGIVEISLGIAGRDSVYPARIISGKAELPELSENDGILTISNSRLKALIDPSEFGHVYSLLLDGVENLQSSHPGPSDFAWEKPWFGGIHPRIMGNRNNPFKLDTVDCAWDRFETITAGLPERGWEMRWRVNHKKYGSLDLTWRVSMTPEVPLLKTWFSPEACGGVYLGGEFDIRGFLDPGGEHGKAVLTTQSNPRLRQGRGHAGAWLKAGRWGRVETPERGFVEVHLINEDILFAEDFADSGCNLSVFNMMDRKKEIEALWIFG is encoded by the coding sequence ATGACAGACATACGTTTTGAGGTTTACACGAAGCTCAATGCCGAAGCAGTTGCAGCGATGTGGTCAGAGAGCAGAGAGGGCTGGCCTCCGGGATTTCTGGGAGCATCGGAATTCACAGCCGATAGCGTTGAAATGAAAGAGAATTCTTCCGGCAAGCTGTATACGGTGCTTGCTATAGATGGTGAAAGAATCGTTGGTTATTGCCGCACAACTCCCTATGGGGGAGAGCATGATGCCGCATACGTTGCGCTTCTTAATGTAGTGCCAGACCTTCACGGCAGGAAACTGGGGAAAAAACTCCTTCTTGACGCTGTTAGAAGAACAGCCGAAGACGGTTTCTACCGTGTTGATCTTCACACATGGCCCGCTAATCTAAAAGCGATGCCCCTGTACAAGAAAACAGGTTTCTTCTGGGTTCCGGACAGCAATGTCTATATGCAGAATTACATGCCGTTCCTTCTTGGAAGAACTGAATTCAGGGAATTTCTTGGTGATACCGACTGGTACGATTGCTTCGTCCGCGAACTGGAGGTTGAGCCTGATGAACAGAGAACCGAAGACGGTCGGGAGATTTTCAGTTACCTTTTCAAAATAGGAGAGAAAAGTTTCAGGGCTGAATTCGACAGAAGGGGAAGGATACTGTCATCCCTGCAAACTCCATTCCTGTCGGCTGCCGTTAAGACAAACAGAGGGAAAATCTTCTACGGAAAGGCTGTGAGAATCGGTATAGAGGGCAATTCCCTGCCGCAGGAACTTTCAATAGAATCGCACAAATATCTTACTGCACCGGAATCGGTAACCGTTCAAGATGCTTCGGACGGCTTTGATGTTATTCCCGAACCTGTTGAAGTGCCTGTCCCCGACAGGGACAGATCTCCAAGAGTATCCACTGTACTGCCTGGTAAAAATCCTCTTGAAATCGGCATAGGCATAAGGGCTGAGGAACCTGTTTCGATTCTATCAACCCCGGTACGCAGAATTGCCCGGGAACAGAAGGAACTCTCGCTGGACATCAGAAAACATTCAGAGGTTGATTCTTTCGGACTGGAAGCCAGACTTAACGGAAACCTTTTCCTTAACGAGAATTATGCTCTGGGAGACGATATTTTTAAAAGGATCAGCATTTCTCTGCCGGATACCGAACCCGGATTGAACGAGCTGGGATTAACCATTTTCTGCGATGGCGCAGCTGGCGCTGAGGAGAAGATCATCCTTGTTTCGGGCCCCTTCACGGGAACCCCGGAAGCCGCCCTTACCCGGAAAACAGCCGTTATAGTGGGTGAGAATATCACGCTGGGAATATCCAGGACGGGAGCCATGGGAACCATATGGATTCCCGGAGTGGATGACAGTGAAGAGATGGCCGGATTCGCAGGAATGTCCGCAGGGCCCCCATACTGGAATTCCGACCTGCCGCACCAGGTGTACGACATCACTTTGAACAGTAGTGAGATCATCGCCGGGACAATCTGGCCATCCCGTCCGGGATTGAAGCATGAGATCAAGTATAGAATAGATCCTGCGGGTTTCCTGGAGGTAATCAGCAGTGTTTTTAACGGCTCTCCCTCGGATCAGAGGGTTAATTTCGCCGGAAGGTGGGGAGGGGGATATCCCTTTGTTGGCGGAGCCCGGATAATTCCACTCAAGAAGGGTATTTTCGCCTGCAGGGAAGTGTACAACCAGATTCCGGATACGACGGAGGACTACCCGAGGGAAATATCAGAACTTGGCGCTCCCTGGCTTGCGATATCCAGCGGAAAAAAATCCCTTATGGCCTGGTTCCCTTCCTGGGAGAAACTGCAGCATGGCAGACCTGAAACAGAAGAGTTTGTAATACCACCCGGAGAAAGTGTTCAATCCCCCGCATTCAGAGTACTTCTTTCTAATGGAGATCTTAAAAATCTTCTGAGTGACGCAAGGATACTTGGCTGGGACACCGGTTCTTCGTTGAATAAGGTAAGTTTCATTCAACACAATATTGAACCGATAATGGGGGAAGGTTACGAACTAAGTCTTTCCCATAATCTCCTGGGAAAACGCAAAAGCACCATAGCAATAAACGGCTCCCTTGCTGCTGAAGGCACCGTCAATAGCAGTAATTCAATATCGGCACCTGTCACCGAAGCTGGAATCGTAGAAATTTCCCTTGGAATCGCCGGCAGGGACAGTGTTTATCCCGCACGGATAATCAGCGGTAAGGCTGAACTTCCCGAACTTTCCGAAAATGATGGAATCCTCACTATATCCAACAGCAGATTGAAAGCTCTGATAGACCCTTCGGAATTCGGACATGTGTACAGCCTGCTCCTGGACGGCGTAGAAAACCTGCAGTCTTCCCACCCTGGTCCTTCAGATTTCGCATGGGAGAAACCCTGGTTCGGAGGCATCCATCCCAGGATAATGGGCAACAGGAATAACCCCTTCAAACTCGATACCGTTGACTGCGCCTGGGACAGGTTTGAAACCATTACAGCCGGTCTGCCGGAAAGAGGCTGGGAAATGCGCTGGAGGGTGAATCACAAAAAGTACGGTTCTCTTGATCTTACATGGAGAGTCTCCATGACGCCTGAGGTGCCGCTTCTGAAAACCTGGTTCTCGCCGGAAGCCTGCGGCGGGGTTTACCTGGGCGGTGAGTTCGATATAAGGGGATTTCTGGACCCCGGAGGAGAACACGGCAAAGCTGTCCTTACCACACAGAGTAACCCTCGGTTAAGGCAAGGCAGGGGGCATGCCGGCGCGTGGCTCAAGGCGGGGCGCTGGGGCCGTGTGGAGACGCCGGAAAGGGGTTTCGTGGAAGTACATCTCATAAATGAAGATATCCTTTTCGCGGAGGATTTCGCGGACAGCGGATGCAATCTTTCAGTTTTCAACATGATGGACAGAAAAAAGGAGATTGAGGCTCTCTGGATATTCGGGA
- the meaB gene encoding methylmalonyl Co-A mutase-associated GTPase MeaB encodes MLSSETDKFAHMVRNCDVRGLARVLSMVENGHTLAPSIMHSLYNPERSSLTVGITGPPGAGKSTLTNRLITFWRAHDNKVGVIAVDPSSPFSGGALLGDRVRMQDHASDPLVFIRSMGSRGHLGGLSGATRDALEVLAAASYDPVLVETVGVGQAEVEIASLADITLLVLVPGLGDEVQTMKAGIMEIADIIVLNKADRPEIEQLEMSVNASLELLPDQAERPPVVRCSARTGEGIELLTETITSYISSLTERKEIVQRRTSLILGSIIREKGRNIARKLVSDRYGSVEEAVESILKGETTPYGIGEMLSEFIDNKRESENEY; translated from the coding sequence TTGCTTTCCAGCGAGACAGATAAATTCGCGCATATGGTGCGAAATTGTGACGTAAGAGGGCTTGCGAGAGTTCTTTCAATGGTTGAAAACGGCCATACCCTGGCGCCCTCGATTATGCATTCTCTTTACAACCCTGAACGGTCAAGCCTTACGGTTGGAATCACCGGTCCCCCGGGAGCCGGGAAGAGTACGCTTACAAATCGCCTGATAACCTTCTGGAGAGCGCACGATAATAAAGTGGGCGTTATTGCCGTAGATCCTTCCTCTCCCTTTTCCGGAGGAGCTCTGCTGGGGGACAGGGTCAGAATGCAGGATCATGCTTCCGATCCCCTGGTATTTATCCGCAGCATGGGAAGCAGGGGGCATCTTGGGGGACTTTCGGGAGCCACAAGAGATGCTCTGGAAGTTCTTGCCGCTGCGTCTTACGATCCGGTGCTCGTTGAAACCGTGGGAGTTGGTCAGGCGGAAGTTGAGATAGCCTCCCTTGCCGATATTACTCTTCTTGTTCTGGTCCCCGGACTGGGAGATGAGGTTCAGACCATGAAAGCCGGAATAATGGAAATCGCGGACATCATAGTTCTCAACAAGGCTGACAGACCAGAGATAGAACAGCTTGAGATGTCGGTAAACGCCAGCCTTGAACTTCTCCCCGATCAGGCCGAACGACCCCCGGTTGTAAGATGTTCCGCCCGGACAGGGGAAGGAATTGAACTTCTCACAGAGACTATAACAAGTTACATCTCTTCGTTAACCGAACGGAAGGAAATAGTCCAAAGACGAACTTCATTGATCCTTGGCAGTATCATCCGTGAAAAGGGAAGGAATATTGCCCGAAAACTGGTTTCTGACAGGTACGGAAGCGTTGAAGAAGCTGTAGAATCCATCCTTAAGGGTGAAACTACTCCCTATGGTATAGGTGAAATGCTTTCTGAATTTATTGATAATAAACGGGAGAGTGAAAATGAGTATTAA